In Leishmania panamensis strain MHOM/PA/94/PSC-1 chromosome 6 sequence, the following proteins share a genomic window:
- a CDS encoding ABC transporter, putative (TriTrypDB/GeneDB-style sysID: LpmP.06.0080) → MPLLNSELMDEGNSINVADPDFTARSERQIPSSLNISLEMPPSTANLDSDTLNTGSVPDSYSLPLSWRKLSYSAGKKRILCGLTGTALPGRCLAILGSSGAGKTTFLNAISDRLASGGALRLSGRRQLGDCELERHFRKAMGFVTQDDIISPLSTPYDALWFSLRTRRGTGRAETEERVQEALDVLRLQHCRNTKVGIPGLEAGLSGGERKRCSIGIELICDPKVLLLDEPTSGLDSVTSAKVVHLLRQLSRMGRTVIYTIHQPTAEVLSYFDDVMLMTQGRIAYHGTMAASLDYFESIGFVCPSKYTPTDYYMTLLQDSATSKILIKRWSKYLKNGPRTPHSAAVRLAKSRRESSAARFLDAYIVKFGSSPVVQFYELTRRTLIEISRDSVYLFSYMAQAVFFAVVVGLIFLNLRANVEGIQDRQGLLFMIVMNRAMSSTFIMINTFNNVRAVYTREQQAGAYSPLMFFLGRSVAEFPVQILAVLVESCILYWMVGLHRAPGSFFYYCGVVALLSQVAAGLGFAISTACPSLMIGSAITPPILIPLALGGGLFASTDRLRPYWYWIEKPSFMRHTYILLMRNELYNVHNITCDNRRWGDEYCINHPRDGRTVLRLLQFDGDPQSESVYMWVSLLVLFFLLRLITVVTLTVAARARM, encoded by the coding sequence ATGCCTCTCTTAAACAGCGAACTCATGGATGAAGGGAACTCCATCAACGTGGCGGACCCAGACTTTACCGCCAGAAGCGAGCGCCAgatcccttcctctctcaaTATCAGCCTCGAGATGCCACCTTCCACCGCCAACCTGGACTCCGACACGCTGAATACAGGCAGCGTGCCGGACAGCtactcgctgccgctgtcgtggcGCAAGCTGAGCTACAGCGCCGGCAAGAAGCGCATCCTGTGCGGGCTGACGGGGACTGCGCTGCCCGGGCGGTGCCTCGCGATCCTCGGGTCGTCCGGTGCCGGCAAGACGACGTTCCTGAACGCGATCAGCGACCGACTTGCGTCTGGCGGCGCCCTGAGGCTGAGCGGGCGGCGCCAGCTGGGCGATTGCGAGCTCGAGCGGCACTTTCGCAAGGCGATGGGGTTTGTGACCCAGGACGACATCATCTCGCCGCTGTCGACGCCGTACGACGCGCTGTGGttctcgctgcgcacgcggcgCGGGACGGGCCGtgcagagacggaggagcgtgtgcaggaggcgctggatgtactgcggctgcagcactgccgcaaCACGAAGGTTGGCATCCCCGGACTGGAGGCTGGGCTGTCTGGTGGCGAGCGCAAGCGGTGCAGCATCGGGATCGAGCTGATCTGCGACccgaaggtgctgctgcttgatgAGCCGACGTCTGGGCTAGACTCCGTGACGTCTGCGAAGGTCGTacacctgctgcgccagctgtcGCGTATGGGCCGCACTGTGATCTACACGATCCATCAGCCGACTGCGGAGGTGCTGTCGTACTTCGACGATGTGATGCTGATGACGCAGGGCCGCATTGCGTACCACGGGACgatggcggcgtcgctggaCTACTTCGAGTCTATCGGGTTCGTGTGCCCGAGCAAGTACACGCCGACGGACTACTacatgacgctgctgcaggacagTGCGACGAGCAAGATCTTGATCAAGCGTTGGAGCAAGTACCTGAAGAACGGCCCCCGCACACCGCACAGCGCCGCGGTGCGTCTTGCGAAGAGCCGCCGCGAGTCGTCAGCTGCGCGGTTCCTGGATGCGTACATTGTGAAGTTCGGCAGCTCGCCGGTTGTGCAGTTCTACGAGCTGACGCGGCGCACGCTGATCGAGATCTCCCGTGATTCGGTCTACCTCTTCTCGTACATGGCGCAGGCGGTCTTCTTTGCCGTGGTCGTGGGCCTGATCTTCTTGAATCTGCGCGCCAACGTGGAGGGCATTCAGGATCGCCAGGGCCTGCTGTTCATGATCGTGATGAACCGTGCGATGAGCTCGACGTTCATCATGATCAACACGTTCAACAATGTGCGCGCCGTGTACACGCGTGAGCAGCAGGCCGGCGCGTACTCGCCGCTGATGTTCTTCCTTGGGCGGAGTGTCGCTGAGTTTCCCGTGCAGATTCTTGCAGTGCTGGTGGAGAGCTGCATCCTGTACTGGATGGTGGGCCTGCATCGTGCACCTGGGTCGTTCTTCTACTACTGcggtgtggtggcgctgctgtcgcaggtGGCAGCTGGACTGGGTTTTGCCATCTCCACCGCGTGCCCGTCGCTGATGATTGGCTCTGCCATCACACCGCCGATCTTGATCCCACTGGCTCTAGGCGGCGGTCTGTTCGCGAGTACGGACCGTCTGCGGCCGTACTGGTACTGGATTGAGAAGCCGTCGTTCATGCGCCACACGTACATTCTCTTGATGCGCAATGAGCTGTACAATGTGCACAACATCACGTGCGACAACCGCCGCTGGGGAGACGAGTATTGCATCAACCATCCGCGTGATGGACGTACAGTGCTGCGTCTGCTTCAGTTTGACGGTGACCCGCAGTCTGAGAGTGTGTATATGTGGGTGTCGTTGCTTGTTCTGTTCTTCCTGTTACGCTTGATCACCGTGGTGACTCTGACGGTGGCAGCTCGTGCGAGAATGTAG
- the PUF5 gene encoding pumilio/PUF RNA binding protein 5, putative (TriTrypDB/GeneDB-style sysID: LpmP.06.0050), with the protein MSGASKNFYASMVLKSNYPDAQPLTSTGAPLKKGQQPYRSSHYSSATANPSAFPVLTQPLALPVGLQSPQTLPANVLRPTELIPTASHESSDSSKHSAKMYTHNPYASTCTTPSTYLSQSTSMESGTFASPYATVTAPRTSAITPPHSSGASTFPVYAASEGSCGEAGALANMLEDQFLSILGNIPSTAMSSRGRHILLNVLRLQHIDKIQMIYDELVPQFNTLAMDQHGCHVARTLIEYISTPQMEALVPYIDPKVIRQMATTTQHTRRVLQAVFEHHKSDALMPIVEVVTSDCQLLSVTQQGCIAIIRIIEYAKPAQKRTLISALVPLLSTLAKNQFGNYVVQCILKNIEGYVSLNDLVGSFQGHWVELSCDKYSSNVMEKIVGMLKGTLRQRIVNELIFDVTHLQCLMQNSFGNYVLQAMIGSAVNQYEYGLIYDAVTPLLHTSPYGHRIEAKLKGRYDALYSKPVPAIATPVDATSK; encoded by the coding sequence ATGTCTGGTGCTTCGAAGAACTTTTACGCCTCGATGGTTTTGAAGTCAAACTACCCAGATGCGCAACCGCTGACGTCGACGGGGGCGCCGCTGAAGAAGGGCCAACAGCCGTATCGCAGCTCACACTACAGCAGCGCAACGGCAAACCCCAGCGCCTTCCCTGTGCTGACTCAGCCTCTCGCTCTGCCCGTGGGGCTGCAGAGCCCGCAGACACTGCCGGCGAACGTGCTCCGTCCGACAGAGCTCATTCCGACGGCCAGCCACGAATCTTCTGACTCTTCGAAGCACTCAGCGAAGATGTACACCCATAACCCCTACGCCTCTACCTGCACCACCCCGTCTACGTACCTCTCGCAGAGCACCAGTATGGAGAGCGGCACCTTCGCTTCGCCCTACGCGACCGTGACGGCGCCTCGCACCAGTGCCATAACGCCGCCGCActccagcggcgccagcaccttTCCGGTGTACGCCGCGTCGGAGGGCAGCTGTGGTGAGGCCGGCGCGCTGGCGAACATGCTGGAAGACCAGTTCCTCAGTATCCTTGGGAACATTCCCTCGACGGCGATGTCGTCCCGCGGCCGCCACATTCTCCTCAACGTCCTCCGGCTGCAGCACATTGATAAGATTCAGATGATTTACGATGAACTTGTTCCGCAGTTCAACACTCTTGCGATGGACCAGCACGGTTGTCACGTCGCGCGCACGCTCATCGAATACATCTCAACCCCGCAgatggaggcgctggtgccgtACATAGACCCGAAAGTCATTCGGCAgatggccaccaccacacagcACACCCGCCGCGTTCTGCAGGCGGTCTTCGAGCACCACAAGTCCGATGCGCTTATGCCCATCGTTGAGGTGGTGACGTCGGACTGCCAGCTCCTATCGGTCACGCAGCAGGGCTGCATAGCGATCATTCGTATCATCGAGTACGCGAAGCCGGCCCAGAAGCGGACGCTCATTAGCGCCCTCGTGCCGCTCCTCTCCACGTTGGCCAAGAATCAGTTTGGTAACTACGTGGTGCAGTGCATTCTCAAGAACATCGAGGGCTACGTCTCGCTGAACGACTTGGTTGGCAGCTTCCAGGGCCACTGGGTGGAGCTGTCGTGTGATAAGTACAGCTCCAACGTGATGGAGAAGATTGTGGGAATGCTCAAGGGAACTTTGCGCCAGCGCATTGTGAACGAGCTCATCTTTGACGTGACACACCTCCAGTGCCTCATGCAGAACAGCTTCGGCAATTACGTTCTGCAGGCGATGATTGGCAGCGCGGTGAACCAGTACGAGTATGGGCTGATTTACGACGCCGTCACGCCACTTTTACACACAAGTCCGTATGGGCACCGGATCGAGGCGAAGCTGAAGGGTCGCTATGATGCCCTGTACAGCAAGCCGGTCCCGGCAATCGCTACCCCAGTCGATGCTACGTCCAAGTAG
- a CDS encoding hypothetical protein (TriTrypDB/GeneDB-style sysID: LpmP.06.0060), translating into MQDTLGGNGCGSARPTPVGGLDVLTLQTINEQQLIIFRQKELVSTLKERVEELEDQQREADLKLTEAARKSSVSKGTLSYETEVQLRRRAGTLEGENKKLNDRVDKLCAELSITSEQLYAQQLRVQKETDVWKAKASNAEAKSVAAAHLLEAMDKRNRKLFNQLEKLRREGEVTAYECAQWRSLAITAVSHLDQDNRRYASDQINSIEEDVRRYAVNRLSSLRVAASASVSLDSETPEEARKMWSRSAQLPKVHPMPDVLPQQETVHSLLHLSYPPPLSPPLAPRLPRPAASRALSLLTSEQANTEMQPSPPPPAAASCRFHTNMGNSPSTFKEVCATPFLAEAKVGTNVVTSPMQDAYLHLNLLSSVEKGGVTSHNPPLATRCGPSDSSVETEAGRWVWTVPSSYNLDSFEGEFDHFSRQSPAESA; encoded by the coding sequence ATGCAGGACACACTGGGGGGTAACGGGTGCGGTAGTGCCAGGCCAACACCCGTTGGCGGCCTTGATGTCCTCACGCTGCAGACCATCAATGAGCAACAACTCATTATCTTTCGCCAGAAGGAGCTCGTTAGCACGCTCAAGGAGCGCGTCGAGGAGCTGGAAGACCAACAGCGAGAGGCCGACTTGAAGCTCACAGAGGCTGCGCGCAAGTCGAGCGTGAGCAAAGGCACGCTTTCCTACGAAActgaggtgcagctgcgacgcCGCGCAGGGACGCTAGAGGGCGAGAACAAGAAGCTCAACGACCGCGTCGACAAGCTGTGCGCGGAGCTGAGCATCACTTCAGAGCAGCTGTACGCTCAGCAACTACGTGTTCAGAAGGAGACCGATGTGTGGAAGGCAAAGGCGAGCAACGCCGAAGCGAAGagtgtcgccgccgcgcacctTCTAGAGGCGATGGACAAGCGCAATCGAAAGCTATTTAACCAACTCGAAAAGCTCCGTCGTGAAGGTGAGGTTACTGCATACGAGTGCGCGCAGTGGCGATCACTCGCGATCACCGCAGTCAGTCATCTTGATCAGGACAACCGGCGCTATGCAAGTGACCAGATTAACTCCATCGAGGAGGATGTGCGCCGCTATGCGGTAAATCGACTTAGCTCTCTGCGCGTCGCTGCATCAGCCTCTGTATCGCTCGACAGCGAGACGCCGGAGGAGGCCCGCAAAATGTGGAGCCGCAGTGCACAGCTCCCAAAGGTGCATCCCATGCCGGACGTTCTTCCGCAGCAGGAAACGGTGCACTCACTACTTCACTTGTCGTACCCGCCGCCACTCTCACCGCCGCTCGCCCCCCGGTTACCCCGACCTGCGGCATCGCGCGCACTGTCTCTACTGACATCCGAGCAGGCAAACACGGAAATGCagccgtcaccaccgccgcctgccgccgcgtcgtgTCGCTTCCACACAAATATGGGCAACTCGCCGTCAACGTTCAAGGAGGTATGTGCGACGCCCTTCCTGGCGGAGGCCAAGGTCGGGACGAACGTCGTCACATCGCCAATGCAGGACGCCTACCTGCACCTCAACTTGCTTAGTTCTGTCGAGAAGGGAGGCGTCACGTCCCACAACCCGCCACTCGCCACACGATGCGGTCCCTCAGACAGCAGCGTCGAGACGGAGGCTGGGCGATGGGTCTGGACGGTGCCGAGCTCGTACAACCTCGACTCATTTGAAGGGGAATTCGACCATTTCAGTAGACAGAGTCCTGCGGAGTCCGCGTGA
- a CDS encoding hypothetical protein (TriTrypDB/GeneDB-style sysID: LpmP.06.0070) produces the protein MTLIHNDVLVVAGVSVCNVSWFIVEAHSLLLASATADAARISQQEQRRQQQQQSHGDGMWTEDEGVQLDFVFYDAKVSAMNDKSEVIDYTFLTAQPRPLQVPGEALAAYQARLKRWMEACYASYYAAHFIAHLRSASPALFLEYDSVSKLIGTADGQRPVHGLVAPTVDVSGDHLISFTIPLLLTKHSLKVFQSLSNLAVLYCKVSHAKWRPSYQLTGVEVDVHACFRTAQRTGRITLIAESVVLRLRDAAVAGEADAKTEGNATDSLIPLLHSCVNLQGLPRLTMAHQRAGFLDYIPRLEQALYRRIREPLHFMKLVLGLMADFGSPIDVSVSCRELTVPGDGTTLPPPPSPPMPRTAMFCAVDRTTKLSFTIGLHYQSAYDLPSVETTCNQYLDARHGAAVSRRVRFLKSPSSMRTDDDGFLDIEDLRVTVVHATLECMSASVALA, from the coding sequence ATGACCCTAATCCACAACGACGTGCTCGTCGTTGCcggcgtgtcggtgtgcaACGTGTCATGGTTTATTGTAGAGGCGCAcagcctgctgctggcctccgccaccgctgatGCGGCGCGCATCTCTCAGCaagagcagcgacgacaacagcagcagcagtcacaTGGTGACGGCATGTGGACGGAGGACGAAGGGGTTCAGCTCGACTTTGTGTTCTACGACGCGAAAGTGAGCGCCATGAATGATAAGAGCGAGGTTATCGACTACACCTTCCTCacagcgcagccgcggccGTTACAGGTGCCTGGCGAGGCTCTGGCAGCGTACCAGGCACGACTAAAACGCTGGATGGAGGCCTGCTATGCGTCGTACTACGCAGCGCACTTCATTGCccacctgcgcagcgcctccccGGCGCTCTTTCTCGAATACGACTCAGTGTCGAAGCTGATTGGTACGGCAGACGGGCAGCGCCCAGTGCACGGTCTTGTCGCGCCGACAGTGGACGTCAGCGGCGACCATCTCATCAGCTTTACCATACCGCTACTCCTCACAAAGCATTCACTGAAGGTGTTTCAATCCTTGAGCAACTTAGCAGTTCTCTATTGCAAGGTGTCCCATGCCAAGTGGAGGCCATCTTATCAGTTGACTGGCGTCGAGGTTGACGTGCACGCATGCTTCCGCACGGCTCAGCGGACTGGGAGGATTACTCTCATTGCGGAGTCGGTGGTGTTGCGCCTCCgtgatgctgctgttgctggggAGGCGGATGCCAAGACGGAGGGAAATGCTACCGACTCTCTCATCCCATTACTGCATAGCTGCGTCAATTTGCAGGGCCTTCCCCGACTAACGAtggcgcaccagcgcgcCGGCTTTCTGGACTACATTCCACGGCTGGAGCAGGCGCTCTACCGCCGCATCCGCGAGCCGTTGCACTTCATGAAGCTGGTCCTGGGACTCATGGCGGACTTTGGCAGCCCGATCGACGTCAGCGTGAGCTGCAGAGAACTGACGGTGCCGGGTGACGGTACcacactgccgccgccgccttcaccacCGATGCCTAGAACGGCCATGTTCTGTGCCGTGGATCGCACCACAAAGTTGAGCTTCACCATTGGGCTCCATTACCAGAGCGCTTATGACCTTCCATCAGTGGAGACGACGTGCAACCAGTATCTGGACGCCAGACACGGTGCAGCGGTCTCTCGCCGGGTGAGGTTCTTAAAGAGCCCCTCGAGTATGCGCACGGATGACGACGGCTTCCTCGATATCGAGGATTTACGCGTCACGGTGGTGCACGCGACACTCGAGTGCATGTCGGCTTCCGTAGCGCTGGCCTGA